In Solanum stenotomum isolate F172 chromosome 6, ASM1918654v1, whole genome shotgun sequence, one DNA window encodes the following:
- the LOC125867475 gene encoding uncharacterized protein LOC125867475 yields MSTKITYVDPFYNQIISKKSNPLYSRRSYVHFNKINKPLNFLISNAKIGIFIVRCNSANSIGSDASPPGNSPSFGWKKWLLGFLLPMLLPAFKNKLSPSQLLKSDVDKAIETVETMSEIVEEVAEEVEKIAEEVENKLPGDSKLKESLDSIENLAQGAVKYAHQAQDLIHKIEDVEKEILEETQMQSNTTNQVERVSQELGSKN; encoded by the exons ATGTCCACTAAAATTACTTATGTAGATCCATTTTACAatcaaattatttctaaaaaatccAACCCATTATATTCAAGAAGATCATATGTTCATTTTAACAAGATCAACAAACCTCTCAATTTCCTCATTTCCAATGCAAAAATTGGAATATTCAT tgTTAGGTGCAATTCAGCCAACAGTATTGGATCAGATGCTTCACCTCCTGGAAACTCTCCATCTTTTGGATG GAAAAAATGGTTGTTGGGATTTCTTCTACCTATGTTACTACCTGCATTCAAGAACAAACTTAGCCCTTCACAACTTCTCAAAA GTGATGTGGATAAAGCAATAGAAACAGTGGAAACTATGAGTGAGATAGTGGAAGAGGTAGCTGAGGAGGTAGAAAAGATTGCTGAAGAGGTTGAAAATAAACTTCCTGGGGATTCAAAGCTAAAAGAAAGTCTTGATTCAATAGAAAATTTAGCTCAAGGGGCTGTCAAATATGCCCACCAAGCTCAAGATCTCATTCACAAG ATTGAGGATGTAGAAAAAGAGATACTGGAGGAAACACAAATGCAAAGTAACACTACAAATCAGGTTGAAAGGGTCAGCCAAGAGTTGGGCTCAAAAAATTAg